Proteins from a genomic interval of Chroococcidiopsis thermalis PCC 7203:
- a CDS encoding GAF domain-containing protein, producing MQDSTILSKILSEHRPPEAIFSTLLPVLGDLLQCDRCFLYLRHPQTNIGKVVSCWCRSPEYPDVTDSDWKAEPTDLINNEDPLFAAALRAEPSIFVEDVETADPKVVNKDFERKNFGHRALIHAHLCDKNQLWGILQPCVFGQPRVWTETDREIISDVIDKLTPIVVNYVTSTQN from the coding sequence ATGCAAGATTCGACTATTTTAAGCAAGATTCTCTCCGAACATCGTCCGCCAGAAGCAATTTTTTCAACTTTACTACCAGTATTAGGAGATCTATTACAATGCGATCGCTGTTTTCTCTATTTACGCCATCCTCAAACTAATATTGGTAAAGTTGTCAGTTGTTGGTGTCGCAGTCCTGAATATCCTGATGTAACTGATTCAGACTGGAAAGCAGAACCCACCGATTTAATAAACAACGAAGACCCTTTATTTGCAGCCGCTTTGCGTGCCGAACCATCAATTTTTGTGGAAGATGTAGAGACAGCAGATCCAAAAGTGGTCAATAAAGATTTTGAGCGTAAAAATTTCGGACACCGAGCTTTAATTCACGCTCATTTATGCGACAAAAATCAATTATGGGGTATTTTACAACCCTGTGTATTCGGTCAACCGAGAGTTTGGACTGAAACAGATCGTGAAATAATTTCAGATGTAATAGACAAGCTTACGCCTATAGTCGTTAATTATGTTACATCTACCCAGAATTAA
- a CDS encoding glutathione peroxidase translates to MLSNREGQKVPSVKFRTRQNNGWLDVSSDEIFNGKTVVVFSLPGAYTPTCSSTHVPGYNDLAPAFKENGVDEIVCISVNDAFVMSEWAKDQGADKVTFLPDGNGEFTDGMGMLVDKSELGFGKRSWRYSMLVKDGVVEKMFIEPEEPGDPFKVSDAETMLNYINPEAAKPKCVSLFAKVGCPFCTRAKEMLQGRGIEYEEIVLGQDATTRSLRAMTGAMTVPQVFIDGRLIGGSEALEAYLSTN, encoded by the coding sequence GTGCTGTCTAACCGCGAAGGACAAAAAGTACCCAGTGTTAAATTTCGGACTCGCCAGAATAACGGATGGTTGGATGTGTCTAGCGACGAGATATTTAACGGCAAGACAGTTGTAGTTTTCTCTTTGCCGGGGGCATATACACCAACTTGCTCGTCAACTCACGTTCCAGGTTACAACGATTTAGCACCAGCCTTTAAAGAGAATGGTGTTGACGAGATTGTTTGTATTTCTGTCAATGATGCCTTTGTCATGAGCGAATGGGCAAAGGATCAAGGTGCAGATAAGGTAACTTTTCTTCCCGATGGCAACGGCGAGTTTACTGACGGGATGGGAATGTTGGTAGACAAATCGGAGTTAGGATTTGGCAAGCGTTCTTGGCGCTATTCCATGCTGGTGAAAGATGGTGTAGTAGAAAAGATGTTTATCGAGCCAGAGGAACCAGGCGATCCCTTTAAAGTATCCGATGCCGAAACCATGCTCAATTACATTAACCCAGAAGCGGCAAAACCGAAGTGCGTCTCTTTGTTCGCCAAAGTTGGTTGTCCGTTCTGCACCCGTGCGAAAGAAATGCTGCAAGGACGCGGAATTGAATACGAAGAAATCGTTTTAGGGCAAGATGCGACAACCCGTTCTCTACGGGCAATGACGGGAGCAATGACAGTACCGCAAGTCTTTATCGATGGAAGGCTTATCGGTGGTTCGGAAGCATTAGAAGCCTATTTGAGTACAAACTAG
- a CDS encoding TspO/MBR family protein, giving the protein MIPSWLAIGGITFLVAFGGFFFKPRDLKWAVQLERPHWLTFEPLIPVIWMVIFTCGAISAYIVWEAEPGSLKTWLLMSLYLVLELITVAYLPVTLQLRSLAIGTFVGFSGVLLSVLLLLAVLQISGWAAALLIPYTIWSPIGTFTTWEMIRLNPTEQ; this is encoded by the coding sequence ATGATTCCGTCTTGGTTAGCGATTGGAGGAATAACGTTTCTTGTCGCCTTCGGTGGCTTTTTCTTTAAGCCTCGCGATTTGAAATGGGCAGTTCAACTGGAACGCCCACATTGGTTAACTTTTGAGCCATTAATTCCAGTAATATGGATGGTGATTTTTACGTGTGGGGCAATTTCAGCTTATATTGTTTGGGAAGCAGAACCAGGTAGCCTCAAAACCTGGTTATTAATGAGCTTATACCTAGTTTTAGAATTAATTACCGTTGCTTATTTACCAGTGACGCTACAACTACGTAGTTTGGCGATCGGTACGTTTGTTGGTTTCTCAGGCGTACTCTTGAGCGTATTGTTGTTACTAGCTGTCTTGCAAATCTCTGGATGGGCAGCAGCTTTGCTCATACCTTATACCATTTGGAGTCCCATCGGCACGTTTACAACCTGGGAAATGATTCGCCTCAATCCTACAGAGCAGTGA
- a CDS encoding TspO/MBR family protein, producing the protein MIKSWMVIGAVTLLVALGSNFFTPSDRKWFKRLRRPNWLTFEALIPVIWTVVFICGAWSAYIVWENTGSWLLMGFYLLVEILIVSYTPVMFRTRSLKIGTIIGGTGAIAGLLLALTVLSVSPWAAALLLPYLIWSPIGTYTTWEMAKLNPQDV; encoded by the coding sequence ATGATTAAATCTTGGATGGTAATCGGGGCTGTGACGCTGTTGGTGGCACTTGGTTCAAATTTCTTTACACCAAGCGATCGCAAATGGTTTAAGCGCTTGCGCCGCCCTAACTGGTTGACGTTTGAAGCGTTAATTCCCGTCATTTGGACGGTCGTATTTATTTGCGGTGCTTGGTCGGCTTATATCGTGTGGGAAAATACGGGTAGCTGGTTGCTGATGGGGTTTTACCTGTTGGTAGAAATTCTAATCGTTTCCTACACGCCTGTGATGTTTAGGACTCGCAGCCTCAAAATTGGGACGATTATTGGTGGTACGGGTGCGATCGCTGGTCTATTATTAGCCTTAACTGTCCTCAGCGTTTCCCCTTGGGCGGCGGCTTTACTCCTACCATATCTAATTTGGAGTCCGATTGGCACTTACACGACTTGGGAAATGGCAAAATTGAATCCCCAGGATGTCTAA
- a CDS encoding ATP-binding cassette domain-containing protein: MPQDNPIAIEFRDVTFIQNGRALVSNLNFTIGRGEVLVLLGRSGSGKTTTMKLINRLFVPSHGEILFEGIPTTKWDEIKLRRQMGYVIQETGLFPHFTIERNVGLVPALESWKPKQIKARVYELLNLVGLEPEQFAHRYPRELSGGQRQRVGVARALAADPPVLLMDEPFGALDPVTRLEIQQQFRRLQQQLGKTVIFVTHDIQEAFILASRIGLMQAGRMLVLSTPEEFLKSPKPEARAFIKGLPPFAQIYNSGEKNGK, from the coding sequence ATGCCGCAGGATAATCCAATTGCAATCGAATTTCGCGATGTCACGTTCATTCAGAACGGACGGGCGCTGGTATCAAATCTCAATTTCACCATCGGGCGAGGTGAAGTTTTAGTCTTATTGGGACGCAGTGGTAGTGGCAAAACTACGACCATGAAGTTGATCAATCGTCTGTTCGTCCCTTCTCACGGTGAGATTCTGTTTGAAGGCATTCCTACAACCAAGTGGGATGAAATCAAATTACGCCGTCAGATGGGATACGTGATTCAGGAGACAGGTTTGTTTCCGCATTTCACGATCGAACGAAATGTGGGCTTAGTGCCAGCTTTAGAAAGTTGGAAACCCAAACAAATTAAGGCACGAGTTTACGAACTGTTAAACTTAGTTGGTTTGGAACCGGAGCAATTCGCTCATCGTTACCCCCGCGAACTTTCTGGAGGACAACGACAGCGTGTAGGAGTCGCTAGGGCGCTAGCTGCCGATCCGCCCGTGTTATTGATGGACGAACCTTTCGGCGCGCTCGATCCAGTCACTCGTCTAGAAATTCAACAGCAGTTTCGCCGCTTGCAACAGCAGTTAGGCAAAACCGTAATTTTCGTAACGCACGATATTCAGGAAGCTTTTATTTTGGCTTCTCGAATTGGTCTCATGCAAGCAGGACGGATGCTGGTGTTAAGTACGCCAGAAGAGTTTTTAAAATCTCCCAAGCCAGAGGCGCGTGCTTTTATCAAAGGGTTACCACCATTTGCTCAGATTTATAATTCTGGTGAGAAGAACGGAAAATGA
- a CDS encoding ABC transporter permease, translated as MNLSEFFLVKYAPEILQETATHILLVGISIGVATLVGIPLGICITRKPSLRQPILGIANVLQTIPSLALFGFLISVPLIGGIGARTAIIALTLYSLLPIIRNTYTGIINVDPAIREAGKGMGMTDRQLLLQVEVPLALGVILAGVRVATVIAIGVATIAAAIGAGGLGVFVFRGIAMVNNQLILAGAVPAAVLAILADWAIATLERRLTRRGTWERGSRGAEEQGRLVQS; from the coding sequence ATGAACTTGAGTGAATTTTTTCTGGTGAAGTACGCGCCGGAGATTTTACAGGAAACTGCTACCCATATCCTCTTGGTAGGAATTTCAATTGGTGTTGCGACTTTGGTAGGTATTCCGCTAGGGATCTGCATCACCCGTAAACCCAGCCTGCGTCAGCCAATCTTGGGAATTGCTAACGTGTTGCAAACAATTCCTAGTTTGGCACTATTTGGATTTTTGATTTCCGTGCCGCTAATTGGCGGAATTGGGGCGCGGACGGCGATTATTGCTCTAACCCTCTATTCTCTCCTACCAATTATTCGCAATACCTATACAGGAATTATTAACGTCGATCCGGCAATTCGTGAGGCAGGAAAGGGGATGGGCATGACCGATCGCCAGTTACTCTTGCAAGTCGAGGTTCCGTTGGCGCTAGGGGTGATTTTAGCAGGGGTAAGGGTAGCTACGGTGATTGCGATCGGGGTTGCCACGATCGCAGCAGCAATTGGCGCTGGCGGCTTGGGCGTGTTTGTATTTCGGGGAATTGCAATGGTCAACAATCAGTTGATTCTGGCAGGAGCAGTTCCGGCGGCGGTGTTAGCAATTTTAGCAGATTGGGCGATCGCTACTTTGGAACGCCGTTTAACGCGCCGAGGTACTTGGGAGCGGGGGAGCAGGGGAGCAGAGGAGCAGGGGAGATTGGTGCAGTCTTAG
- the hisG gene encoding ATP phosphoribosyltransferase produces the protein MITVALPKGALLKDSIRLLQSVGLDFSAFLDSSNRQLQIQDSNNIAKALLVRAQDVPVYVEYGQAQLGIVGYDVLREKKPKVANLADLKFGSCRLSVAVKASSPYRSALELPAHGRVASKFVNCAREYFENLDLPVEIITLYGSVELGPITGMSEAIVDLVSTGRTLQENGLIEIETLFESTARLIAHPLSYRLNSGNFYQYIEQIRTAIVSPV, from the coding sequence ATGATTACCGTAGCACTACCCAAAGGCGCACTTTTAAAAGATAGTATCCGTTTGTTGCAATCTGTCGGTTTAGATTTTAGTGCATTTCTCGATTCCAGCAATCGCCAATTACAGATTCAAGACTCGAATAATATTGCCAAAGCTTTATTAGTACGGGCGCAAGATGTACCCGTTTACGTAGAATACGGACAGGCACAATTAGGAATTGTTGGCTATGATGTATTACGCGAGAAAAAACCGAAAGTTGCCAATCTAGCCGATTTAAAATTCGGTTCTTGTCGGCTCTCTGTGGCTGTCAAAGCTTCTAGTCCTTATCGTTCGGCTTTAGAATTACCAGCTCACGGAAGAGTTGCTTCTAAGTTTGTTAATTGCGCCCGCGAGTATTTTGAAAATTTAGATTTACCAGTAGAAATTATTACTTTATACGGTTCTGTAGAATTGGGACCAATTACGGGTATGTCTGAGGCAATTGTTGACTTAGTTTCTACTGGTAGAACGCTACAAGAAAATGGATTAATCGAGATTGAAACATTGTTTGAAAGTACGGCAAGACTGATCGCTCATCCCTTAAGCTATCGGCTTAACAGCGGGAATTTTTATCAGTATATCGAACAAATTCGCACGGCAATTGTGTCACCTGTTTAG
- the rppA gene encoding two-component system response regulator RppA, with protein sequence MKILLVDDEVELTDPLSRLLSREGYEVDVAYDGNKGSNLATQKTYDLLILDWMLPHQSGLDICQQLRRSGKNTPVLFLTAKDTIDDRVQGLDAGADDYIVKPFELRELLARVRALLRRGAVDLNLATTQRLQVADLELDVDNRLAYRQGRTIELSEKETKLLEYFMRHVGQVLTHDQIHQYLWTEEEQPSSNVLAALVRLLRRKIEAKGEIVLVHTVYGKGYRFGDGNG encoded by the coding sequence ATGAAAATCTTGTTAGTTGACGATGAAGTTGAACTAACCGATCCTCTTAGTCGCCTCCTCAGCCGTGAAGGATACGAGGTTGATGTGGCATATGATGGGAACAAAGGTAGCAATTTGGCTACTCAGAAGACTTATGACTTACTGATCCTCGATTGGATGCTCCCCCACCAATCGGGGTTAGATATTTGTCAGCAATTACGCCGCAGTGGTAAAAATACACCTGTCCTCTTCCTGACTGCTAAAGATACGATAGACGATCGCGTGCAAGGTTTAGATGCGGGTGCAGATGATTATATTGTTAAGCCTTTTGAATTACGCGAATTACTTGCAAGAGTCCGCGCTTTGTTACGGCGAGGCGCTGTAGATTTAAATCTAGCTACAACTCAACGTTTACAAGTTGCAGATTTAGAATTAGATGTGGACAATCGCTTAGCTTATCGTCAAGGACGCACGATTGAGTTGTCAGAGAAAGAGACTAAGCTTTTAGAATATTTTATGCGTCATGTCGGACAAGTTTTAACTCACGACCAAATTCATCAATATTTATGGACTGAAGAGGAACAACCGAGCAGTAATGTTTTAGCTGCTTTAGTTCGGTTATTAAGACGCAAAATTGAAGCGAAGGGAGAAATAGTGTTAGTTCATACTGTTTATGGTAAGGGTTATCGGTTTGGGGATGGTAATGGGTAA
- a CDS encoding GNAT family N-acetyltransferase: MRDIKMDLLSTEILTNRLRLKPVSMAYKEEIFSEFTEDITKYMCPRSPQHIAEIEAFIDNAILDLKKGSDLRLVILKKDSQEFLGCVGLHGMLGKTPEFGIWLKKAAHDRKYGLEAIRGIKNWAEQNLDYEYFLYPVDRANIASRKIPETLGGKVVREYEHKKTNGNILYLLEYRIERA; this comes from the coding sequence ATGCGTGACATAAAAATGGATTTACTTAGCACGGAGATATTAACAAATCGCCTCAGATTAAAACCTGTATCGATGGCGTATAAAGAAGAAATCTTTTCAGAATTTACTGAAGATATTACTAAATATATGTGTCCGCGATCGCCCCAACATATTGCTGAAATAGAAGCATTTATTGATAATGCAATTCTAGATTTAAAAAAGGGTAGCGATCTCAGGCTGGTTATCTTAAAAAAGGATTCGCAAGAATTCTTAGGCTGTGTAGGTCTTCATGGTATGCTTGGCAAAACTCCAGAATTTGGCATTTGGTTAAAAAAAGCAGCCCACGATCGTAAGTATGGGCTAGAAGCAATTAGAGGTATCAAAAATTGGGCTGAGCAAAATCTAGATTATGAATATTTTCTTTATCCTGTAGATCGCGCCAACATTGCCAGTCGTAAAATTCCAGAAACATTGGGCGGAAAAGTTGTGAGAGAATACGAACACAAAAAGACAAATGGAAATATTTTATATTTATTAGAATATCGCATTGAGAGAGCGTAG
- the bioB gene encoding biotin synthase BioB, giving the protein MPQTITLPNWNQLADRSLAGDLISREEALAVLSAPNEVLLEQLAAAYKVRKHYWGNRVRLHFLLNAQSGLCPEDCHYCSQSKISTAEIEKYPLMAQEKILAAAARAASLKAGTFCMVLSGRSPNETTFAKFLAAVREVKANYDLKICACLGLLSESQTQRLAAAGVDRVNHNLNTAESHHEQICTTHTFSDRVATVENVKAAGITTCSGGIIGMGESDDDIIDLALSLRQLEVTSVPINFLIPIPGTPLAGLQQLNPQRCLRILCLFRFLLPSQEIRIAGGREVHLRSLQPLGLYPANSIFIGDYLTTPGQATQMDLDMIRDAGFVLEE; this is encoded by the coding sequence ATGCCCCAAACCATCACCTTACCAAATTGGAATCAACTTGCCGATCGCTCCTTAGCAGGAGATCTTATCAGCCGTGAAGAAGCTTTAGCCGTACTCAGCGCCCCTAATGAAGTGTTACTCGAACAGCTAGCAGCAGCTTATAAAGTTCGCAAACATTATTGGGGTAATCGCGTTCGACTACACTTTTTGCTCAATGCCCAAAGTGGACTTTGCCCTGAAGATTGCCATTATTGTTCTCAGTCGAAAATCTCGACAGCAGAAATTGAGAAATATCCGTTGATGGCACAAGAAAAAATTTTAGCTGCCGCAGCACGGGCGGCTAGTTTAAAAGCAGGTACATTCTGCATGGTACTGTCTGGGCGATCGCCTAACGAAACAACTTTTGCCAAATTTTTAGCAGCCGTGCGAGAAGTCAAGGCAAATTACGATTTGAAAATTTGTGCTTGTTTGGGGTTATTGAGTGAGTCACAAACGCAGCGTTTAGCAGCAGCCGGAGTCGATAGAGTCAACCACAATCTCAATACAGCAGAGTCGCACCACGAACAAATTTGTACGACTCATACTTTTAGCGATCGCGTGGCGACGGTGGAGAATGTTAAAGCTGCTGGAATTACGACTTGTTCGGGCGGAATAATCGGGATGGGTGAGTCAGATGACGATATTATCGATTTAGCTCTGTCACTGCGACAATTAGAAGTAACAAGCGTACCAATTAACTTTTTGATCCCAATACCAGGTACACCACTAGCAGGGTTGCAACAACTCAATCCGCAACGCTGCCTGCGAATATTATGTCTATTTAGATTCTTGCTACCATCACAAGAAATTCGGATTGCCGGAGGTAGAGAAGTCCATTTGCGATCGCTCCAACCGTTAGGATTATATCCCGCCAACTCCATCTTCATTGGCGACTATCTCACCACCCCAGGACAAGCAACACAAATGGACTTAGACATGATTCGCGACGCTGGCTTTGTTTTGGAGGAGTGA
- the bioA gene encoding adenosylmethionine--8-amino-7-oxononanoate transaminase yields MSNSPIWHPFTQMKTAPPPLKVKRGEGVMLELEDGRQILDCISSWWVTIHGHSHPVLAEALYQQAKQLEHVIFAGFTHEPAEKLATQLLTHLPESLTRVFFTDNGSTAIEAALKMAYQYWYNQGEKQRTRFISFEGGYHGDTVGAMSVGSSSPWWQTFKTLMFATDIVPFPATFDEDSNVATHEAQALDCLAELLQKNSHSYAGIFIEPLVQGAAGMRLCRPQFLQELAKLARTHGVLLIYDEVMTGFGRTGELFACLKSSTCPDILCLSKGLSGGCLPLSVTVATEEIYQAFYSDDIDRAFFHSHSYTGNPLACATGNASLELLTQNPDVFRGMEALHRRYMETWLSGHPKIERTRICGTIAALDLKAESESYLNATGSKLRSRFLELGFLLRPLGNTIYLMPPYCITPTQLESIYEVIRRVVDE; encoded by the coding sequence ATGAGTAACAGTCCAATTTGGCATCCTTTCACCCAGATGAAAACGGCTCCTCCTCCTTTAAAAGTCAAACGGGGAGAGGGGGTGATGTTGGAATTGGAGGATGGAAGGCAGATTCTTGATTGTATTTCGAGTTGGTGGGTGACGATCCACGGACACAGCCACCCCGTACTAGCTGAGGCTCTTTACCAACAAGCAAAACAACTAGAACATGTGATTTTTGCTGGGTTTACCCACGAACCAGCAGAAAAGCTAGCGACTCAACTCTTGACACATTTACCTGAGTCTCTGACACGGGTATTTTTCACTGATAATGGTTCCACTGCGATCGAAGCTGCTCTTAAAATGGCATACCAGTACTGGTACAACCAAGGGGAAAAACAACGAACTCGATTCATTAGCTTTGAAGGCGGCTATCACGGCGACACTGTAGGAGCAATGTCAGTTGGTAGTAGTTCTCCTTGGTGGCAAACTTTCAAAACTTTGATGTTTGCAACAGATATCGTGCCTTTTCCCGCAACTTTTGACGAAGATTCCAACGTCGCTACCCACGAAGCACAGGCTTTGGATTGTCTGGCAGAATTATTGCAAAAAAATTCACACAGTTACGCAGGCATATTTATCGAGCCTTTAGTACAGGGAGCCGCAGGGATGCGCCTGTGTCGTCCCCAATTTTTGCAGGAACTTGCCAAACTCGCCCGCACGCATGGGGTGCTGCTAATCTATGACGAGGTTATGACGGGCTTTGGTAGAACAGGAGAATTATTTGCTTGTTTAAAGTCAAGTACTTGTCCCGATATACTTTGCTTATCTAAAGGTTTATCAGGTGGCTGTTTACCTCTATCTGTGACTGTAGCAACAGAGGAAATTTACCAAGCCTTTTACAGCGATGACATCGATCGCGCCTTCTTCCACAGTCATTCTTACACGGGAAATCCCTTAGCTTGCGCCACAGGCAACGCCTCGCTGGAATTATTAACTCAAAATCCAGATGTATTTAGGGGAATGGAAGCCTTACACCGTCGCTATATGGAAACATGGTTGAGCGGGCATCCAAAAATCGAACGTACCCGCATCTGCGGTACAATAGCAGCCCTGGATCTGAAAGCTGAAAGCGAAAGCTACTTAAACGCCACAGGTTCAAAACTGCGATCGCGCTTTCTCGAATTAGGCTTCCTCTTACGTCCTCTCGGTAATACCATTTACCTCATGCCACCCTACTGCATCACCCCGACTCAACTCGAATCGATTTACGAAGTGATTCGTCGGGTTGTGGATGAGTGA
- a CDS encoding DUF2997 domain-containing protein, with protein sequence METLEFVIYPDGRVQEKVTGIVGSSCTEVTAALEAELGQTISQQPTSEYFNQVNTQADVSIAQASFSEW encoded by the coding sequence ATGGAAACCTTAGAATTTGTCATCTATCCCGATGGTCGCGTACAGGAAAAAGTTACGGGGATCGTCGGTTCCTCCTGTACGGAAGTTACGGCAGCGCTGGAAGCAGAACTAGGGCAAACCATTAGCCAGCAGCCAACATCAGAATATTTTAATCAAGTTAATACACAAGCTGATGTCTCAATCGCTCAAGCATCGTTTAGCGAATGGTAG
- a CDS encoding DUF1257 domain-containing protein, translating into MSHFSQIKTQIRNLTSLQAALTDMGVDWKSGSRQVRGYQGQTRNAEVTIEQDNGYDVGFSWNGKEYELVADMQYWQQPLSVEGFLRQVTQRYAYHTVVNETARQGFQVTEQQKNSDGSIRLLVQRWSG; encoded by the coding sequence ATGTCACACTTTAGCCAAATCAAAACTCAAATCCGCAATTTAACATCCTTGCAAGCAGCTCTCACCGATATGGGAGTTGATTGGAAATCTGGATCTCGGCAAGTCCGAGGCTATCAGGGACAAACGCGGAATGCCGAAGTGACAATCGAGCAAGATAACGGTTACGATGTAGGGTTTAGTTGGAATGGCAAAGAGTACGAACTCGTCGCCGATATGCAATATTGGCAGCAACCTTTATCAGTAGAAGGTTTCTTGCGCCAAGTGACGCAGCGTTATGCGTACCACACCGTAGTTAACGAAACAGCAAGACAAGGCTTTCAAGTCACCGAACAACAGAAAAACTCAGATGGCTCGATCAGACTGTTAGTACAGCGCTGGAGTGGCTGA
- a CDS encoding ferredoxin codes for MDDLGTSNHSDTGRSHLEPELGGNLRDAANRSGLEPELGGVTRQKGVYVDEITCIGCKHCAHVARNTFYIEPDYGRSRVVRQDGDVEELIQEAIDTCPVDCIHWVDYTELKRLEQDRQYQVIPPVVGYPVEGAVAAAQKRRRKQQLTRKKAKY; via the coding sequence ATGGACGATCTTGGCACATCGAATCATTCCGACACGGGGCGATCGCACCTAGAACCCGAGTTGGGAGGGAATCTCCGCGACGCTGCCAATCGTTCTGGACTAGAGCCAGAATTGGGCGGTGTTACCCGGCAAAAGGGTGTATACGTTGACGAAATCACTTGTATTGGGTGCAAGCACTGCGCTCACGTCGCTCGCAACACCTTTTACATCGAACCAGATTACGGTCGCTCTCGCGTCGTCCGTCAAGATGGTGACGTGGAGGAACTGATCCAAGAGGCGATCGATACTTGTCCGGTAGATTGCATCCACTGGGTCGATTACACTGAGTTAAAGCGGCTAGAACAAGACAGACAATATCAAGTCATTCCCCCAGTTGTAGGATATCCCGTCGAGGGGGCTGTGGCTGCTGCCCAAAAGCGCCGTCGCAAGCAACAGTTAACCCGCAAAAAAGCTAAGTATTAA
- a CDS encoding DUF4335 domain-containing protein — MSLSEPIIKKYTQASCTLQVTERTPGSDRGAKSMNAPIQFEVRFHDSQLPEAEQIRIQGDRHSLVELHEVVKNYVQRVLASSPDRFNALLVEDAANTPTLPAELDSSSTPAPAPAGGIYIQPGEGLSHNLFLGALATPSTGQFIPLSMTQLFDLANALDEYAADVLAVPVNFNSPTRFATTPSTAWAGIAAVLLVGVGLTAGLVHLLNRSDEPQTASRPPQQPSPSPTLSPEAVPSVPPTSDLPSPTTSPTLGNLPNTPTVGSSPIPSPLSDTPLPTAPTTPPFTTTAPPAPPNAGVSPLPGIAQAPSGSTQTPKSSANQPANQPAVQPGSIATLPGITTNNNLPSPPTPNRSAQTPPTIDVPAAPPSNPAPPPSVEGLTPRERIRAALEGKPVEEPPAKPSRQAPQAAAFAPTPQVNEVREYFQQRWQPPSGLSEPLEYSIVLDVDGSVQRIEPLGKAARNYIESSGLPLIGEPFVSANPQGETPRVRVILGADGKVQSFLEQN; from the coding sequence ATGTCTCTGTCAGAACCGATTATAAAAAAGTATACGCAAGCTTCTTGTACGTTACAGGTTACCGAGCGCACGCCAGGATCGGATCGGGGTGCTAAATCAATGAATGCACCAATTCAGTTCGAGGTGCGCTTTCATGACTCCCAACTACCAGAAGCAGAGCAAATTCGCATTCAGGGCGATCGCCATTCTCTCGTAGAATTGCATGAAGTTGTCAAAAACTACGTGCAGAGAGTTCTCGCTTCATCGCCAGACCGATTCAATGCTTTGTTGGTAGAAGATGCTGCCAATACGCCCACCCTACCGGCAGAATTAGATTCCTCTAGCACGCCTGCACCAGCTCCAGCAGGAGGAATATACATTCAACCTGGTGAAGGATTATCCCATAATTTGTTTTTAGGAGCTTTAGCAACTCCTAGTACGGGGCAATTCATTCCTTTGAGCATGACGCAACTATTCGATCTAGCAAACGCTTTAGATGAATATGCTGCTGACGTTTTAGCTGTCCCAGTCAACTTTAATAGCCCGACTCGTTTTGCTACTACTCCTTCTACAGCTTGGGCGGGAATAGCAGCCGTACTGCTGGTAGGAGTAGGTTTAACCGCAGGACTCGTACATCTGCTCAACCGTTCTGACGAGCCACAAACAGCCAGTCGTCCGCCACAACAGCCTTCTCCCTCGCCCACCCTATCTCCAGAGGCTGTACCGTCTGTGCCACCCACAAGCGATCTCCCATCGCCGACGACAAGCCCAACTTTAGGAAATTTACCAAATACGCCAACTGTGGGGAGTTCGCCAATTCCCTCACCGCTGTCAGACACTCCCCTGCCTACCGCGCCAACCACGCCACCCTTTACAACCACTGCCCCACCTGCACCGCCTAACGCTGGAGTTAGCCCCCTACCTGGTATTGCTCAAGCACCATCTGGTTCTACTCAAACACCCAAGTCATCGGCTAATCAACCAGCTAATCAGCCTGCCGTGCAACCAGGTAGCATTGCTACCTTACCAGGAATTACTACCAACAATAACCTTCCCAGTCCTCCCACCCCCAATCGCTCGGCTCAGACTCCACCAACAATCGATGTTCCTGCCGCACCACCCAGCAATCCAGCTCCGCCGCCATCAGTAGAAGGCTTGACACCCAGAGAAAGGATCAGAGCAGCTTTAGAAGGTAAGCCAGTTGAGGAGCCGCCAGCTAAACCGTCACGACAAGCACCCCAAGCGGCAGCTTTTGCCCCTACGCCGCAAGTTAATGAAGTCAGAGAATACTTCCAACAGCGTTGGCAGCCCCCCTCTGGACTCAGCGAACCGTTAGAATACAGTATTGTCCTAGATGTAGACGGCTCGGTGCAGCGGATCGAACCTTTAGGCAAAGCAGCTAGAAACTACATCGAGAGTTCTGGTTTACCTTTAATCGGCGAACCCTTTGTCTCCGCTAACCCCCAAGGCGAAACACCTAGAGTTAGAGTCATACTCGGCGCTGACGGGAAAGTTCAGTCTTTTCTGGAGCAAAACTAA